A window of Raineyella sp. W15-4 contains these coding sequences:
- the iolB gene encoding 5-deoxy-glucuronate isomerase yields the protein MSEWVYPRGSAPEGPWELSVGAAGSAVTVDGWAHTGIKVAQTTGGQLLTLPAAAEERLIVPLAGAFAVQIDGGERFGLRGRRDVFSGPTDVAYVTPGVAVEITSIGEGRVAVATAPATTGAPSQVVRAEDVPVSVRGTGMCTREIRNFGMPGVVEAEKFLVCEVITPAGNWSSYPPHKHDEITDTENSLEEIYYFETRTEPGAPEGAGAPIGYARVYSTDEQRPIDITEEVRAGDLILVPHGWHGPAAAAPGYDMYYLNVMAGPGTREWLVTVDPHHVWVPEAIAGLPADPRLPLEAH from the coding sequence ATGAGTGAGTGGGTGTACCCGCGAGGCAGCGCACCGGAGGGGCCGTGGGAGCTCTCGGTCGGCGCGGCGGGATCGGCGGTGACGGTGGACGGCTGGGCCCACACCGGCATCAAGGTCGCGCAGACCACCGGCGGCCAGCTGCTGACGTTGCCTGCGGCGGCCGAGGAACGGCTGATCGTGCCGCTCGCCGGTGCGTTCGCGGTGCAGATCGACGGCGGCGAACGGTTCGGTCTGCGGGGCCGGCGGGACGTGTTCTCCGGGCCGACCGACGTGGCGTACGTGACGCCCGGCGTGGCAGTGGAGATCACCTCGATCGGCGAGGGCCGGGTGGCGGTGGCCACCGCACCGGCGACCACCGGCGCACCGTCCCAGGTCGTTCGCGCCGAGGATGTCCCGGTGAGCGTACGTGGCACCGGCATGTGCACCCGGGAGATCCGCAACTTCGGCATGCCCGGGGTGGTCGAGGCCGAGAAGTTCCTGGTCTGCGAGGTGATCACGCCGGCCGGCAACTGGTCGTCGTACCCACCGCACAAGCACGACGAGATCACCGACACCGAGAACTCGCTGGAGGAGATCTACTACTTCGAGACTCGCACCGAGCCGGGAGCACCGGAGGGGGCCGGCGCGCCGATCGGCTACGCCCGGGTCTACTCCACCGACGAGCAGCGCCCGATCGACATCACCGAGGAGGTCCGCGCCGGTGACCTGATCCTGGTCCCGCACGGTTGGCACGGCCCCGCGGCGGCGGCCCCGGGCTACGACATGTACTACCTCAACGTGATGGCCGGCCCGGGCACCCGGGAGTGGCTGGTGACCGTCGACCCCCACCACGTGTGGGTGCCGGAGGCGATCGCCGGTCTGCCGGCCGACCCGCGCCTGCCGCTGGAGGCGCACTGA
- a CDS encoding transketolase family protein yields MKAQRKVWGETVLSLAGSDDRVLVLDADLATSTQAVQVANELPGSFLELGIAEANMVGVAFGLTTLGYRPWLSTFGVFLTSRSLDQIRMMVSQTNAPVRLSGAYAGLLNGSSGKTHQDLEDLATMRAMPNMTVLAPADEYEIAAMMPWIADHDGPVYLRVARDAVEPVFDADYRFVPGRVYELRPGGDVTLVSTGVQTSRVVQAAGLLAENGIEATVVHVPSLKPIDEDGLVAAIGRSPLVITVEEHSVYGGLGGLVAEIMAGQGGPRVIRHGLADRWSESAPNDFLLDKYGLSPRRVADRVGYLLGDRHGVPEAASA; encoded by the coding sequence ATGAAGGCCCAGCGCAAGGTGTGGGGGGAGACAGTGCTCTCGCTCGCGGGGTCCGACGACCGGGTGCTCGTCCTCGACGCCGACCTGGCCACCTCGACCCAGGCCGTGCAGGTCGCCAACGAGCTGCCGGGCTCTTTCCTCGAGCTCGGCATCGCCGAGGCGAACATGGTGGGTGTCGCCTTCGGGCTGACCACCCTCGGCTATCGCCCCTGGCTGTCGACGTTCGGGGTGTTCCTGACCAGCCGTTCGCTCGACCAGATCCGGATGATGGTCTCCCAGACCAACGCCCCGGTGCGGCTGTCCGGCGCGTACGCCGGGCTGCTCAACGGGTCATCGGGCAAGACCCACCAGGACCTCGAGGACCTGGCGACGATGCGAGCGATGCCGAACATGACCGTGCTGGCGCCGGCTGACGAGTACGAGATCGCCGCGATGATGCCCTGGATCGCCGACCACGACGGGCCGGTCTACCTGCGGGTGGCCCGCGACGCCGTGGAGCCGGTCTTCGACGCCGACTACCGGTTCGTCCCGGGAAGGGTGTACGAGCTGCGGCCGGGCGGGGACGTGACGCTGGTCTCCACCGGTGTGCAGACCTCCCGGGTCGTCCAGGCGGCCGGCCTGCTCGCCGAGAACGGCATCGAGGCGACGGTGGTGCACGTGCCCTCGCTCAAGCCGATCGACGAGGACGGTCTGGTCGCGGCGATCGGCCGCTCGCCGCTGGTGATCACCGTGGAGGAGCACTCCGTCTACGGCGGTCTCGGCGGACTGGTGGCCGAGATCATGGCCGGCCAGGGTGGCCCCCGGGTGATCAGGCACGGTCTGGCCGACCGGTGGTCGGAGTCCGCGCCCAACGACTTCCTGCTCGACAAGTACGGCCTCTCCCCGCGGCGGGTCGCCGACCGGGTCGGGTACCTGCTCGGCGACAGGCATGGCGTGCCTGAGGCCGCCAGCGCCTGA
- a CDS encoding transketolase, with amino-acid sequence MTTTQQSGTSLGGGRGDLEPMALEKIARQVRWLIVSTVAASKAGHIGGPLSATDMLVALYFHELDIDPAQPRDPERDRFILSKGHCAIGLYSTLALRGYFPVAELATFDHGDSRLQGHPDMKLTPGVDVSTGSLGQGLSAGLGIAIGAKKQDKDFHTWVMLGDGESEEGQVWEAVLSAPRFGVDNLTAIFDVNGLQQYGWPAQERDRFDRSEPLGHVDLESVLTGFGWNVLTINGNDYDQILAAFEQVRAWHGTAGKPTAIVSRTAKGRGISFTEGHFTWHNGVATPEQLEQAHRELFGTDPEGAQR; translated from the coding sequence ATGACGACCACACAGCAGAGCGGGACGTCGCTGGGGGGCGGTCGCGGCGATCTCGAGCCGATGGCGCTGGAGAAGATCGCGCGCCAGGTCCGGTGGCTGATCGTCTCGACGGTGGCGGCGAGCAAGGCGGGCCACATCGGGGGGCCGCTGTCGGCGACCGACATGCTCGTCGCGCTCTACTTCCACGAACTCGACATCGACCCGGCCCAGCCGCGCGATCCGGAACGTGACCGGTTCATCCTGTCGAAGGGGCACTGCGCGATCGGGCTCTACTCGACGCTCGCGCTGCGCGGCTACTTCCCGGTGGCGGAGCTGGCGACGTTCGACCACGGCGACTCCCGCCTCCAGGGCCATCCCGACATGAAGCTGACCCCCGGGGTCGACGTGTCGACCGGATCGTTGGGCCAGGGCCTGTCGGCCGGTCTGGGGATCGCGATCGGGGCGAAGAAGCAGGACAAGGACTTCCACACCTGGGTGATGCTCGGTGACGGGGAGAGTGAGGAGGGGCAGGTCTGGGAGGCGGTGCTCAGCGCGCCGCGCTTCGGGGTCGACAACCTCACCGCGATCTTCGACGTCAACGGTCTGCAGCAGTACGGCTGGCCGGCCCAGGAGCGGGACCGGTTCGACCGGTCCGAGCCGCTGGGACACGTCGACCTGGAGTCGGTGCTGACCGGTTTCGGCTGGAACGTACTGACCATCAACGGCAACGACTACGACCAGATCCTGGCTGCCTTCGAGCAGGTCCGGGCCTGGCACGGCACCGCGGGCAAGCCCACCGCGATCGTGTCGCGGACCGCCAAGGGGCGTGGTATCTCGTTCACCGAGGGCCATTTCACGTGGCACAACGGGGTCGCCACCCCCGAGCAACTCGAGCAGGCGCACCGCGAACTGTTCGGCACCGATCCGGAGGGAGCACAGCGATGA
- the iolD gene encoding 3D-(3,5/4)-trihydroxycyclohexane-1,2-dione acylhydrolase (decyclizing), whose translation MTTQHTVRLTVGQAIVRFLAQQRVERDGITAPFFGGAFGIFGHGNVAGIGQALLQYREEFPYHQGRNEQGLVHAAIGYAKAKNRLGALAVTTSIGPGAANMITGAGTATSNRLPVLLLPSDYFATRRTGYVLQQIEDPTSPANSTNDAFRAVSRFWDRVSRPEQLSEALLGAMRVLTSPADTGAATVAVPQDVQAEAYDFPVEFFRERVWYVPRARADLAALHRAADAVRQARRPLIIAGGGVIYSEATEALESFVEATGIPVGVTQAGKASLRWDHPLNVGALGASGSKYANQLAAQADLIIGIGTRYTDFTSASNTLFQDPDVRFLNLNVQEFDAYKEGALAVIGDARESLRELGELLGEWRVPEDHRRQAIELADEWRHEVDRIVAPDPAAETLPQAVAIGIVNTFTKADDVVINAAGSMPGDLHRVWRPGGPLGYGIEYGYSCMGYEIAAGVGAKLADRDREVFTFIGDGTYLMLSAELLTSVQEGLKQIVILVDNKGYGSIEALSKTVGSQGFGCRFLYRDQATGQFSDRTLDIDFAQNAASYGATVYTATTADELRDALAAAVAGEETAVIYTVVDAQGRFGGSGAWWEVPVPQVAEIDSSNEARGVYDDHRATQRLYV comes from the coding sequence ATGACCACTCAGCACACCGTTCGCTTGACAGTCGGGCAAGCAATCGTGCGCTTCCTCGCCCAGCAGCGGGTGGAGCGCGATGGCATCACGGCGCCGTTCTTCGGCGGCGCCTTTGGCATCTTCGGTCACGGCAATGTGGCCGGCATCGGGCAGGCTCTCCTGCAGTATCGGGAGGAGTTCCCGTATCACCAGGGACGCAATGAGCAGGGCCTGGTGCACGCCGCGATCGGCTACGCCAAGGCGAAGAACCGGCTCGGCGCCCTGGCGGTGACCACCTCGATCGGGCCGGGCGCGGCCAACATGATCACCGGAGCCGGCACGGCGACCTCCAACCGGCTGCCCGTGCTCCTGCTGCCTTCCGACTACTTCGCCACCCGCCGCACCGGCTACGTGCTGCAGCAGATCGAGGACCCCACCTCCCCGGCCAACTCGACCAATGACGCCTTCCGGGCGGTCTCCCGGTTCTGGGACCGGGTGTCACGGCCGGAGCAGCTCTCCGAGGCACTGCTCGGGGCGATGCGGGTGCTGACCAGCCCCGCCGACACCGGCGCGGCGACCGTGGCGGTGCCCCAGGACGTCCAGGCCGAGGCGTACGACTTCCCGGTCGAGTTCTTCCGCGAGCGCGTCTGGTACGTCCCGCGGGCGCGGGCCGATCTGGCGGCCCTGCACCGCGCCGCCGACGCTGTCCGTCAGGCGAGGCGGCCGCTGATCATCGCCGGCGGCGGGGTGATCTATTCCGAGGCCACCGAGGCGTTGGAGTCCTTCGTCGAGGCCACCGGCATCCCGGTGGGGGTGACCCAGGCGGGCAAGGCCTCGCTGCGCTGGGACCACCCGCTCAACGTCGGTGCGCTGGGCGCCAGCGGCTCCAAGTACGCCAATCAGTTGGCGGCTCAGGCCGACCTGATCATCGGCATCGGCACTCGCTACACCGACTTCACCTCGGCCTCGAACACGCTGTTCCAGGACCCCGACGTACGTTTCCTGAACCTCAACGTCCAGGAGTTCGACGCGTACAAGGAGGGGGCGTTGGCCGTCATCGGCGATGCCCGCGAGTCGCTGCGCGAGCTCGGCGAACTGCTCGGCGAGTGGCGGGTGCCCGAGGATCACCGTCGCCAGGCGATCGAGCTGGCCGACGAGTGGCGCCACGAGGTCGACCGGATCGTCGCTCCCGACCCCGCCGCCGAGACCCTCCCGCAGGCGGTCGCCATCGGCATCGTGAACACCTTCACCAAGGCCGATGACGTGGTGATCAACGCCGCCGGCTCGATGCCCGGTGACCTGCACCGGGTCTGGCGGCCCGGCGGCCCGCTCGGCTACGGCATCGAGTACGGCTACTCCTGCATGGGCTACGAGATCGCTGCGGGCGTCGGCGCCAAGCTCGCCGACCGCGACCGGGAGGTGTTCACCTTCATCGGCGACGGCACCTACCTGATGCTGTCCGCTGAGCTGCTCACCTCGGTCCAGGAGGGCCTCAAGCAGATCGTCATCCTGGTGGACAACAAGGGCTACGGCTCCATCGAGGCACTCTCCAAGACCGTCGGCTCGCAGGGCTTCGGCTGCCGCTTCCTCTACCGGGACCAGGCCACCGGCCAGTTCTCCGACCGCACCCTGGACATCGACTTCGCCCAGAACGCGGCCAGCTACGGCGCCACGGTCTACACCGCCACCACTGCCGACGAGCTGCGCGACGCCCTCGCCGCGGCCGTCGCCGGGGAGGAGACCGCGGTGATCTACACCGTCGTGGACGCCCAGGGACGCTTCGGCGGCTCGGGCGCCTGGTGGGAGGTGCCGGTCCCGCAGGTGGCGGAGATCGACTCCAGCAATGAGGCGCGCGGCGTATACGACGACCATCGCGCGACCCAGCGGCTCTACGTCTGA
- a CDS encoding IclR family transcriptional regulator, which produces MSENVRGLELLSKADGVLRALEHGGNLSVSELAALTGEPLSSMYRLLSHLVSVGWVDKGAARATYRLGLYTLEVGGVCDDRLDLLAAARPELSRLRDASGGTAFLHVPHGTEAVCVDRLAGRGVRSLKQTLGGSLPLYAGAGPRALLAQLPPGEAALVLDAFEQQARTDPEVPPRSQLEHERRRDAARGYAVSDGDVTPGVAAMGAPIFNHRGELVASISVSGLRPLVLGKEAEMSRLVIAAAERVSAGLGFRAPEAPGAEEASEASR; this is translated from the coding sequence ATGAGTGAGAACGTACGCGGCCTGGAGCTGCTCTCCAAGGCCGACGGCGTGCTCCGCGCCCTGGAGCACGGCGGCAACCTGAGCGTGTCCGAGCTGGCCGCTCTCACCGGTGAGCCGTTGAGCAGCATGTACCGGTTGCTCTCCCACCTCGTCTCGGTCGGCTGGGTGGACAAGGGCGCCGCCCGGGCCACCTACCGGTTGGGCCTGTACACGCTGGAGGTCGGTGGGGTCTGCGACGACCGCCTCGACCTGCTGGCTGCGGCCCGCCCCGAGCTCAGCCGGCTGCGGGACGCCTCGGGGGGGACGGCCTTCCTGCACGTCCCGCACGGCACGGAGGCGGTGTGTGTCGACCGGTTGGCGGGCCGCGGGGTCCGCTCCCTGAAGCAGACCCTGGGCGGGTCGCTGCCGCTCTACGCCGGCGCCGGACCGCGGGCGCTGCTGGCGCAGTTGCCGCCGGGGGAGGCCGCTCTGGTGCTGGACGCGTTCGAGCAGCAGGCCCGGACGGACCCGGAGGTGCCGCCACGGTCCCAGTTGGAGCACGAGCGTCGTCGCGACGCGGCCCGCGGCTATGCGGTCTCGGACGGGGACGTCACGCCGGGGGTGGCGGCAATGGGCGCACCGATCTTCAACCACCGCGGCGAGTTGGTCGCCTCGATCTCGGTCAGTGGCCTGCGGCCGCTGGTGCTGGGGAAGGAGGCCGAGATGAGTCGGCTGGTGATCGCGGCCGCCGAGCGGGTCAGCGCCGGGCTGGGGTTCCGGGCGCCGGAAGCGCCGGGGGCCGAGGAAGCGTCGGAGGCGTCCCGATGA
- a CDS encoding IclR family transcriptional regulator: MNGTTSPLLRNARDLIDALKETEAMSPAQLADAIDVPRSTVYRLVEGLAAIDLVLTAPDGRVMLSQRWLALADAAQEAQTEWRTVRSAMREVTERTGCTTYLSVPVGDRGMCIDWVQGRAVEVLILKPGRSLPLYAGAAGRGILAGLPAEDREAYLAGAPFPVLTPHTLVTAEQLRADIELTHRRGYTLSHEDVTPGIGAIGVPVRDEQGRRSGILSLGAFVDELDRREEEFYEELSRAANSLR, translated from the coding sequence ATGAACGGCACCACCTCACCCCTGCTCCGCAACGCCCGCGACCTGATCGATGCCCTCAAGGAGACCGAGGCGATGTCTCCGGCCCAGCTCGCTGATGCCATCGACGTCCCACGGTCGACGGTCTATCGGCTCGTCGAGGGGCTGGCCGCGATCGATCTGGTGCTGACCGCCCCGGACGGCCGGGTGATGCTGTCACAGCGCTGGCTGGCGCTGGCCGACGCGGCCCAGGAGGCCCAGACCGAGTGGCGTACGGTCCGCTCGGCGATGCGGGAGGTCACCGAACGCACCGGCTGCACCACCTACCTCAGCGTTCCGGTCGGCGACCGCGGCATGTGCATCGACTGGGTGCAGGGCCGCGCGGTCGAGGTGCTGATCCTCAAGCCGGGACGTTCGCTGCCGCTGTACGCCGGCGCGGCCGGGCGGGGGATCCTGGCCGGTCTGCCCGCCGAGGACCGCGAGGCCTACCTCGCCGGCGCCCCCTTCCCGGTGCTCACCCCGCACACCCTGGTCACCGCAGAGCAGCTGCGCGCCGACATCGAGCTCACCCACCGCCGCGGCTACACGTTGTCCCATGAGGACGTGACGCCCGGGATCGGCGCCATCGGCGTGCCGGTGCGCGACGAGCAGGGCCGCCGCAGCGGCATCCTCTCACTGGGTGCCTTCGTCGACGAGCTGGACCGGCGCGAGGAGGAGTTCTACGAGGAGCTGTCCCGGGCGGCGAACAGCTTGCGGTGA
- a CDS encoding ATP-dependent 6-phosphofructokinase — protein sequence MSKNKRRVGVLTAGGDSPGLNAAIRGFGKAAVGHHGMEVIGFRDGIRGLAENRFVALDSVALSGILTTGGTILGTSRDKPHKMKVGDEVVDMVPTIVDNYEKDDLAALVCIGGGGTAKTALRLARAGLNVIHLPKTIDNDIAQTETSFGFSTALGIATDAIDRLHSTAHSHHRIIVVETMGHKAGWLALGAGIAGGADIILLPEIPYTIDSVAASIQNRAAGGHNFSVVAIAEGARDIQRSADLAAAEALVQSASTPEAKAAAKSHRSAVIAAHRSNAFDLAEALEAATGLESRVTVLGYVQRGGTPDAQDRLLGTLLGGAGADLVAEGHFGVTVAAQGQGAVPVPLEEVAGHLKTVPLDHPWLLAARHIGTCMGD from the coding sequence ATGAGCAAGAACAAGCGGCGGGTAGGAGTGTTGACCGCCGGCGGCGACAGCCCGGGGCTCAACGCCGCGATCCGCGGGTTCGGCAAGGCGGCCGTCGGCCACCACGGCATGGAGGTGATCGGCTTCCGCGACGGCATCCGTGGCCTGGCGGAGAACCGCTTCGTCGCGCTGGACTCGGTGGCCCTGTCCGGCATCCTCACCACCGGCGGCACCATCCTGGGCACCTCCCGGGACAAACCGCACAAGATGAAGGTCGGTGACGAGGTCGTCGACATGGTGCCCACCATCGTCGACAACTACGAGAAGGACGACCTTGCCGCCCTGGTCTGCATCGGCGGTGGCGGGACCGCCAAGACCGCCCTGCGGCTCGCCAGGGCCGGGCTGAACGTCATCCATCTGCCGAAGACCATCGACAACGACATCGCCCAGACCGAGACCAGCTTCGGCTTCTCCACCGCCCTCGGCATCGCCACCGACGCCATCGACCGGCTGCACTCCACCGCGCACTCCCACCACCGGATCATCGTCGTGGAGACGATGGGCCACAAGGCCGGCTGGCTGGCGCTGGGAGCCGGGATCGCCGGCGGCGCCGACATCATCCTGCTGCCGGAGATCCCCTACACCATCGACTCGGTGGCGGCCTCCATCCAGAACAGGGCCGCCGGCGGACACAACTTCTCCGTGGTCGCGATCGCCGAGGGCGCCCGGGACATCCAGCGGTCCGCCGATCTGGCCGCCGCGGAAGCACTCGTCCAGAGCGCCTCCACCCCCGAGGCGAAAGCCGCCGCCAAGAGCCACCGCAGCGCGGTGATCGCCGCCCACCGCAGCAACGCCTTCGACCTGGCCGAGGCACTCGAGGCCGCAACCGGTCTGGAATCGCGCGTCACCGTCCTGGGCTACGTCCAGCGCGGCGGCACTCCCGACGCCCAGGACCGGCTGTTGGGCACCCTGCTCGGCGGAGCCGGCGCCGATCTGGTGGCCGAGGGACACTTCGGGGTGACGGTCGCGGCCCAGGGACAGGGTGCGGTGCCGGTGCCGCTGGAGGAGGTGGCCGGCCATCTCAAGACCGTGCCGCTGGACCATCCCTGGCTGCTGGCCGCCCGGCACATCGGTACCTGCATGGGCGACTGA